In the genome of Primulina tabacum isolate GXHZ01 chromosome 13, ASM2559414v2, whole genome shotgun sequence, the window AGCTCTTAAATTTTGTCCTGGAATTTTTTCGATGACTTTCGAACTCTCATTAATAATCTAGGTTCCAGTCAAtataaaatacaataaaaagtatATGAAAGTTCTGTATTTTCTATGTTGGGCAGTCTTCCAAATCAGATGGAGAGCAACTTTCAGGAATTCATTTTCAGGATTTGATTGGGATGATAAGAAATGCAGAAAAAAGTAAGTATTATCTTATCTTGAACCCATTTATTTTGTTTAGACCTCTATTTATTTACTAATGAATAAATTTTAAGAGGCCTACACATTTAACTTTCATTCATGCTTGTTAAAAAAAGTTGTAAAGAAGTTTCATGACTTGCCTAAGCTCTATTTTTGGGATGAAAGCGGAAATTTGTAATATATTTGGCGTCATTGATCTTTACCTAATTTGTATCTCTTGCTAATTGAATTAGATGTACATCTTCTCAATTTAGCTCGTGTCCGTGCCCTTGAAGACCTTGGGAAAATAATTGTAGAAAAGGAGGTTTTGCAGACAGATATCAATGTCTTGGAGGTGAAACTGGCAGAAACTGATGGAAGACTTAAAATGGCTGCACAAGAGAAGATACGTGTGGAACTCCTTGAAGACCAGTTGGAAAAGCTGCGAAGTGAATTGTCTAGTAGGGGTAGCAGCATGGAACATATTCAAGATATGAATTCTGCAGTTTCTTCATCACAAATTGATGCTGTGAATTATTTTACCCAGGAATTGGAACTATTAAGGGCAGAGAATATGTCCCTGAAGGATGAACTGGAGGTGCTGAAGGGAGATCTTGTCAATGTCAGGGAAACCGGTCACAGGATTCAAATGCTGGAGGAAGAACGATTCTCTTTGGAATCTTCTTTAAAAGAGTTTGAGTTTAAACTTGCTGCTTCTCAAGAAGATGGTTCAAAAATTTCTAGCTTGAAATCGGAATGCAAAATTTTATATGAGAAAGTAGACAGTCTGCAAGAATTATTAGATAACACAACAAAACATACTGATGAAGCTTTTAAAGTGCTGCAGCAAAACCAAGATATTCGCAGAAAGGTTGACCGGCTGGAGGAATCTCTCAGCGAAGCCAATTTATATAGATTGTCAGCCGAGAAAATGCAACAATATGGTGAACTCATGCAACAGAAGATAAAACTGTTGGACGAGCGCCTTCAAAGCTCTGATGcagaaatacatttttatgtTCAGTTATATCAAGATTCTATGAAGGAGTTCCAAGATACACTAAGTAATTTGAaagaacaaattaataaaagagCAGAAGATGAACCCGTGCAAGATAAGCCTTCAGAATTTTGGAGTAGCTTGCTGCTAATGGTGGACGGGTGGTTTCTTGAGAAGAAAATTTTGGCTGACGAAGCTAGACTATTGAGAGAAATGATATGGAATAGGGAGCGAAAAATATGTGATGCATATTTGTCATCTAAAGAAATGAACGAAAGTGAAATCATCACAACATTTCTGAGACTGGTATCGTCAGCTCCAGGGTATGCATTTAACACGTTACTTCTTTTGGTCATACATAATGCATACAATTTTTGCTAATAGTGGCTACCAATGTCTAGTGAACGGTTGCACATCATACATATAGCAGCTGAGTTGGCACCTGTAGCAAAGGTATGGCTTAACTACATGCCCCTTAGATGTAATTGATCAGGTGCTTCCTATCTTTGTAACATCACAAAACCtagtcaaataattttttaaataaaaatatatctgCATATATTTGtgtttaagttatttttatgatattctTGAAAACATTTACCATTgtgcattaaatttttttagtgaTGGGAGCGGTTATATAAGATATGGCTAGCATTGAGATTTTGATCAActataagtttgatttgatttaataattaaatatgatttaaaatagaCAGGATAATTTGTTTGCAACCTTTATTAGATGTCATTGTTGTGATTTTGTAAAGTATGGATGCTCTTCCGCAGCATCTCAAAGCATTAAGGATGGGTTTTGAATAATTACTTGTTAATTAGGTTTCAAAGATAGCCTTGTGTAGCATTCTGGAAATTTACTAAATTTGATTTTGTCAAAGGAAATTAATTTTGTTGCTTATAACagagttttaattttatttcttttttgaaaaaaattctaCTTTTAGCTATTTGAacgaattaatttttttaaagtgatTTTGAATGAGACATCACTAAGATTTTATGAAGCTTTGGGGTTGTTTAGAGaaaaatagtaattttttacaatttaaactggatcataatttaaaatggggtagtattaattattttagctAAGAAACTTAGAAacaaatttgaaataaatagtTACTAAGAATTACGTGTAAATAATTAATCTGACATAATTAgattagaaattttatttttagaaaatgttaGGATCATTGTTTAATTGAATAACTTTAAATGACAGGATCATTGTTTAATTGAATAACTTTAAATGACATCTTCTGAAATTTCAAGATTTTCTTGGAGATGTACAATCAATTTAAGTTGAGTATTTCTTCACTTCCAATATCATTTCCAAAAGGCtccataatatttaattttaatgtgTAAGTTGTTATCATGACCTTTACTTGATGCTATATAGGTACATTGTATGAGACTTTTGTTTGGTAACACATTTTTTCCTTCCACATATTGATGGTTATCTGTTCAAATTCTGTATCTCTTTATTTTTTGTTGTGTTATGGTATGAGAGTTACTTTTTGGTTTATATGTGTCAATGTACCGTGTGTAGAACGATACATGTGAATCACCTATTTTGTTCTTTTCTGGTGAACTGTCAACATAACTCGTACACCTATTCTGGTATCAGTTACCTCTTATTTTCTGCGAGTCAACATGCTACGTGAATTGTATATGTGAGCCGTTTTTTGTTTCCCTATTGTCAACATATCGTACGTTGAAATTTTGGTTGGCATTTTGTTATTCTACTTCGTGCTGAATTCTAAGATCATATTTGCATATGCATTTATCAATTGTTGTTTAGCTTTTGTCATTAGTCATTattcttgagattgatttagTGGTTGAACTTAGAGGGGTGTACTAGGCTTATTTCACCGCCATTGAACTTGAGCATTTTGGGTGGTATCTAAATAGAGACTATGAATTCATACTTCATAGAATATCCGAAGGAGATAAGTCTATGAGGATGATGATTTAGGAGTTTGTTTTGTAGGGCTTGGAAATAATTGTTTCATTTTGATTCATTAGGATTTCGTGGTTTTATTTTTATCAAGATGTTTAGTATAGTTTGTACATTTGGTCATTAGAGGTTTGTCAACTGCAGATTTTACATACACTTTTTAAAAAGCTAACATTTATTGTGGATTTTAACACATCTATCTGGATGATGGGGAATTTCTATTTGaccaaatattttttcatttggTTACATGCTGTACATGGTTGGATTTTTGCCTGCCCTTTTATGTATTGGGATTTTTGCATGCCCGTTATTGATCTATCTATTGTGTGAAATGTATTGGATATTTAGTACGCATTCTCACTAATCTGAGAAATTagaaatgaaaatatattaatgCTAATATTGGAGGATTGCCCATGGtggattttttaattttattttaggttGGTGGTTTAGGAGACGTACTGACTGGTCTGAGTAAGGCACTTCAGAAGAAAGGGCACCTTGTGGAAATTATTCTACCGAAATATGATTGCATGAATTACGAGCTTATTCGAGATTTTAAGGTATCTGACTTTTGTTGAGCATGCTCTACAGTTTTtacatctatttttttttatccacATCGTACCATGCAGGCTTTAGATGTGCCGGTAGAGTCATATTTTGATGGTCGATTGTTCAAAAACAAAATATGGGTTGGCACTGTTGAAGGTGTAGAAATTTTTTACATCTGCAGCCAGTGTTTATTTTCATTGAGATGTTCTTTTAACTCTGATACTTTGGCTGGTttacaaaaattttatttgttaGGGCTTCCTGTTTATTTCATCGAGCCACATCATCCAAGTAAATTCTTCTGGAGGGGTCAATTTTATGGTGAGCATGATGATTTTAAGCGATTCTCATTCTTCAGCAGGGCAGCACTTGAATTGCTTCTTCAAGCTGGCAAGAGACCTGACATAATTCATTGTCATGATTGGCAGACTGCATTCATTGTACGAATGTTAGAGATCTTGTTATTTGACATATCACTTTCTTTAGTGTTTTGAAttagctttttttaaaaaaataagattgATTGCTTGCTATTTTTGGCAGGCACCCCTTTATTGGGATCTGTATGTTCCAAAAGGACTGAATTCAGCAAGTATCTGTTTTACATGTCACAATTTTGCATATCAAGGAAATGCACCAGCTTCAGATCTTGCATCTTGTGGTCTTGATGTCCAACAACTAAACAGGCAGGATAGAATGCAGGACAACTCATCAAGGGACAGAGTCAACGCTGTTAAGGTATCCAATCCTCTATATTTCATTTGCATTTGAAGGTTTTCATTGGCTTAGTTAAGGATGCATGAATCCGCTCTGAGGTGTTGCGTCCTGGTTTTCTACTTTCTTTCTAGCCCAGACTGGTGAATAGTTGATTCTTTAATCTGTCCATGACTTATGTTGGGATGATTTCTATCACATTATCCTaatcatttttatttcatttattgGCATTTTACAGGGTGCAATAGTCTTCTCCAATATTGTGACAACAGTTTCACCAACCTATGCTCAAGAGATGCTGACCCACGAGGTACAAAGTGTAACTATAAGCATGTCTAATGAACGTGGTTTCTGGATATAATAGGATTTCGGCATTGAGATCTTTCTTTCCTCACAATTTACTAAGTCCTTGTTTTATCTTTATGATGAGCTTATTTATATTGTAAAATTTTTCGTGCTTGGGCATTGGTATTTGGTAATAGCACCAATAGTATGTTTTTTAGTAACGAATGTGAAAGATGTTAGGCCCTGTTTTTTAATGTAATCTTTGCTTTTTTGCTTTCCTTTTCTTTATTTCATGCCCCCACCCGCAGTCCACCCTTGCGACCGCGTAAAAGCTAGGACAGTGCTACCAGTGCTTTGTGCTTGTGTCGGAGGAACTCATCTCCATGAGAGAAAAGCTTTCTGCCCAGAATGCTAGACTGTGTGGGGTAGGGGTGTGAAAAAATAATCTAGaaaatgtgatttttttatACATGTACTGTTCTTTTTTCTCCATATACACTTCTTTTTATGATTCCATTTGATTTGAACATCTAACATATGAGTAtgatatcatatcaaattataatgtTTATTCTACTGTCAGTTCTTGTACTACATGTCTACATCAAACTAACCCTAAGTGCAGTTTCTTGAGTCAAATATTGTTGGTTTGGTGCACACCTCAATATATTAGTTTTCGCTATTGGAAACGAGTGGAGAATGTAGCTTTGAATTTGTATAGATTTGTATTAATAATCTCAAATCATAACCTTGGAATGAAATCTGCTGTGGGATTCCAAAAGTTAGCGCTTGTAAAACAAGTAATGAATGAACTCAGAATGGTGACTCCCATGCAAGCTTTTTTTACTGGTGGTTCTAAATTATGAGCAAAAGGTTATATTTAGATGCGACTTAAAGTCTTTTCAGTTTTCCCTGTGAGTTATTGTATTTTAGATATTGGCTGATTTGGGAAAGGATTGATGAAGCATTCATGGAATCACAATATATTGACACATATCTAGTTTAACATGTTATAGAATGACCACGGAGCGATATTTAGcctaaagaaaaatagaaaaaagctAAAGGATTTATGTGAGGGATAGTTTGTTACCTCCAAAGAAAGTTATTCTTGGCTTGTcgcattaaaaaaattagtttttgtGTTTCTTTACCCCAAATTTTACTTCTGTTTCTGCTCAATCTAGTTGAAATCCAGACGTTGGTCTCATTGTGATTGTTATTCTTCAAAAGTGATTTTGGTACAACGGTAAGTAAATGGATTTTTTTCTTGACACTCTCACCtccaatatttttcttattctAAAATTATGCTTTACATTATTTATAGCTCACACAATACACCATCAAACTCTTTTCACACGCTTCGATAGGGGTATtttttgtatttcattaaaaattCAATATTAGAATAACTTAATTATCAAACACTCtaccataaatatttaaagatttttattttcaaacacTTCTGACTCCTATTTTTCCCCACTTCTAAACAATCTATAAATTTAATCGTTCTCTAAAAGAATATATTTTGCAAACACTCCCTATGACTTTATCCTTTCAAAATTTAAGGTTTTTTGAATATGGCTTCTGTGCATGGTGATGTTGTTtctttggacaaaattttgatTTGAAGTGAGAAGTAATTTTTTAAGTTGTATTTTTTATGCACAGGGAGGATGTGGCCTGGACT includes:
- the LOC142522368 gene encoding putative starch synthase 4, chloroplastic/amyloplastic isoform X1; protein product: MAAPPPSTCFLGWGVTGIGSFTGTLLYARFYPSPFRFPLTPSCKMRHRNFSLQNKKQHAKKINIERPPANLSFRSIGDNDFDPINSSKDSTLFSNNETDLEVRITIAEESEHSKEKEDTNSSNNETDLEGGITIAVESEHSKEKGDTYSTPINEDPMIDTFPSNDIRPVSSKSDGEQLSGIHFQDLIGMIRNAEKNVHLLNLARVRALEDLGKIIVEKEVLQTDINVLEVKLAETDGRLKMAAQEKIRVELLEDQLEKLRSELSSRGSSMEHIQDMNSAVSSSQIDAVNYFTQELELLRAENMSLKDELEVLKGDLVNVRETGHRIQMLEEERFSLESSLKEFEFKLAASQEDGSKISSLKSECKILYEKVDSLQELLDNTTKHTDEAFKVLQQNQDIRRKVDRLEESLSEANLYRLSAEKMQQYGELMQQKIKLLDERLQSSDAEIHFYVQLYQDSMKEFQDTLSNLKEQINKRAEDEPVQDKPSEFWSSLLLMVDGWFLEKKILADEARLLREMIWNRERKICDAYLSSKEMNESEIITTFLRLVSSAPGERLHIIHIAAELAPVAKVGGLGDVLTGLSKALQKKGHLVEIILPKYDCMNYELIRDFKALDVPVESYFDGRLFKNKIWVGTVEGLPVYFIEPHHPSKFFWRGQFYGEHDDFKRFSFFSRAALELLLQAGKRPDIIHCHDWQTAFIAPLYWDLYVPKGLNSASICFTCHNFAYQGNAPASDLASCGLDVQQLNRQDRMQDNSSRDRVNAVKGAIVFSNIVTTVSPTYAQEMLTHEGGCGLDSTLNLHSKKFVGILNGIDTDAWNPATDRFLKVQYHAYDIEGKAENKEGLRRYLGMSSANGNQPLVACITRLVPQKGVHLIRHALYRTLELGGQFILLGSSPVAQIQREFEEIGNHFKNHELARLILKYDESLSHLIYAASDMFIIPSIFEPCGLTQMIAMRYGSIPIARKTGGLNDSVFDLDDNSVPVQYRNGFTFFTADEQGLNSALERAFYHYKNDGDGWKQLVQKDMNIDFSWVSSASLYEELYMKSVTRAKIVNRS
- the LOC142522368 gene encoding putative starch synthase 4, chloroplastic/amyloplastic isoform X2: MIDTFPSNDIRPVSSKSDGEQLSGIHFQDLIGMIRNAEKNVHLLNLARVRALEDLGKIIVEKEVLQTDINVLEVKLAETDGRLKMAAQEKIRVELLEDQLEKLRSELSSRGSSMEHIQDMNSAVSSSQIDAVNYFTQELELLRAENMSLKDELEVLKGDLVNVRETGHRIQMLEEERFSLESSLKEFEFKLAASQEDGSKISSLKSECKILYEKVDSLQELLDNTTKHTDEAFKVLQQNQDIRRKVDRLEESLSEANLYRLSAEKMQQYGELMQQKIKLLDERLQSSDAEIHFYVQLYQDSMKEFQDTLSNLKEQINKRAEDEPVQDKPSEFWSSLLLMVDGWFLEKKILADEARLLREMIWNRERKICDAYLSSKEMNESEIITTFLRLVSSAPGERLHIIHIAAELAPVAKVGGLGDVLTGLSKALQKKGHLVEIILPKYDCMNYELIRDFKALDVPVESYFDGRLFKNKIWVGTVEGLPVYFIEPHHPSKFFWRGQFYGEHDDFKRFSFFSRAALELLLQAGKRPDIIHCHDWQTAFIAPLYWDLYVPKGLNSASICFTCHNFAYQGNAPASDLASCGLDVQQLNRQDRMQDNSSRDRVNAVKGAIVFSNIVTTVSPTYAQEMLTHEGGCGLDSTLNLHSKKFVGILNGIDTDAWNPATDRFLKVQYHAYDIEGKAENKEGLRRYLGMSSANGNQPLVACITRLVPQKGVHLIRHALYRTLELGGQFILLGSSPVAQIQREFEEIGNHFKNHELARLILKYDESLSHLIYAASDMFIIPSIFEPCGLTQMIAMRYGSIPIARKTGGLNDSVFDLDDNSVPVQYRNGFTFFTADEQGLNSALERAFYHYKNDGDGWKQLVQKDMNIDFSWVSSASLYEELYMKSVTRAKIVNRS